Genomic window (Chionomys nivalis chromosome 7, mChiNiv1.1, whole genome shotgun sequence):
ctggaactagctctgtagaccaggctggtctcgaactcatagacatccgcctgcctctgcctcccgagtgctgggattaaaggcgtgcgccaccaccgcccggcccacccTGAACTCTTTACCCAGGATTCTTTGTAGTGCAGGCATCAGAGTGGTGAGTGCATCCCAACCCATCCCAGGATGAAAGGTCTAGGGGAGTGTATCAGAAGGTCTAGGGGAGCATATCAGAAGGTCTAGGGGAGCGTATCAGAAGGTCTAGGGGAGCATATCAGAAGGTCTAGGGGAGCATACCAGAAGGTCTAGGGGAGCGTATCAATTGCTCCTCACATGCCCTGCCAGAGCACTTGGGGCCACCCTATCCCCAGCCCCCTTACCCAGCTGACTGAGGGTGGCCACCAGATCCAGCTGCTGCTTCAAATGGAGTTTCGGCAGCCACACCTTGGTGGGCTTCTCCCGCAGTGAGGGGTGGTACAGGGTGTCCAAGCTCAGGTTGGCTAGTACCTGAGACACGTTCCAGTCAAAATGAGTGGGCATCATGACCACAAAGCTCATGTTGTTCTTAAAGGGGAAATGAGCCACCTACAGATAAGAAAGGAGAGAACATGAGGACCGGACAACACGAGATCTGTTTGGGGTCTGGACCAAAACTGCTCCATGCTTCTGAGACAGGAACCAGAGGTTGGGGTTCAGTGTGCCTTGCTTCACCGGTGAAATATAATAATACCACTTGCCCCTTTGCAAGGTGACACGTGACCAAATGAGATAATGCTttgaaataaatctctgtgtgtgcataaatctgtgtgtgtgtttgtgtggctgtatgagtgcacacatgtgtgtgaaggccagaggtagGCTGGTACAAGTTGTCTCCCTAAATTACTctctacctttttttaaaaaaaaacatctttttgttgttgttgtttctaggcaaggtttctttgtgtagccttgactatcctggaattcatgatataaaccaggctggtctctaacttacagaaattctcctgcctctgcctcttgagtgctgggattaaaggtgtgcgcaactACACTCCTCTCCCACTTCCCAGCTTTTGAACACAGGGTCTTATGGATCCCGAGCTGGCTTTGAAATTATTGTTAGGCCAAGGATGACTGTGAACTTCTGATGCTCTTGCCTcacttgcctcctgagtgctaggattacaaaacTGTACCATTAAGCCCggttttcattttggtttggtttttagacaGGACTTATGTAtatcaggctgccctcaaactcactatataactcAAGATGactttggatttctttttaagatttctttttattttatgcgtataggtattttgcctgaatgtgtgtctgtgcatcatgaACTTGCAGTGCCCTcggagtccagaagaaggtgtcatatcccctggaattagagttacagatgtttcgAGGCTGCCTCGTTGggactgggaatcaaaccctggtcctctgcaagatcagcaagtactcttaactgctgagccgtctctccacaTTGAGCTTTTGACGCTCCTGCCTCCTTCTTGAAAGTGCATCACTGTGCCTGGTTTGTGTGAGGCTAAGTGTTGAACAaaggggctttgtgcatgctaggcaagtactcagCGGAGCCATACGTCCAGCCACACTTTGGAATCTTCCAGGAGCGTCTTCGCTACAGACAGTTCTCCATCTGCTATCAGCTAGGGGTACAGACAGGCTATGAACcttcccgtctctgcctctcagctctCCTGGTATATGATAGGTGTCACCTCTGGCTTTCAAAAGGACATGGAGAGGAGCCACCGGAAAGGGTAGGATCCCTGACTCTCGCCTTTCCCCCTCGCCCAGTGAGATTTTGCTGTACATGCCAAATTTggaatgcatttatttttcctctttagaTGGAGTCTggttgtgtagccctgactatcttaAACTCTCAGTCTtttgagcactgggattatggtGTAACCCACCACACTCAGGTCACAAGACCCTTTTTGAAGATTACTGCGGTTACAGCAGCGTGGAAACCACCAGGCTCAAGACTCTTAAAGCCGTGCCTCCCTGAGTCCCAGCACAGGCCTGCGGGTAGGTCCTCTGCCGGGGAGAGGTGAGTGCCTGGCCTGGCTGCTGGGGCCTGCGGACCAaaggagggtggagagatggagCCGGAGGATGAAGGAACAGTGGGTAGCACACGGCTTTGAGGGAGGGCGCAACGGGGAGATGAGCAGCTAGGGGAGCTGACCAGGGGAGCTAGAGAGAAGCCAAGCTGCCCACATGGCTCCTTCCTGCAGAGCTGGCGCTGTGCTCTGCTTGCCCAGTGAAGCCAATGAACAGAGTGGGTAAGTAGGTACAGAGGCACATAcctgggatcccagcactcagacagctggggcaggaggaccacgagttcaaacccagcctgtgTAACACTGTCAGAcactaaagcaaacaaaactagCTCATACTGTATGTCAGCCATAGATAATGGGCCCAAGGGTCACTATCCCAGTCAAGGAGTCACGGTTAGGTTGGAAGCAAGAGAAGCCTCAGCTTGGCACAGAGCTCCATCCAATCAGAATGTTCGGAGCAGAAAAACCAGCCTGGGCGAACTCTCCCTTCTGAGCAGCACTGGTGGGAACGCCTTCCTTCCCTTAGGAGCAGGGCCCTGGGCTTTCTGAGCGCCACTAAAGCCCCAGTGCAGAGAACAATGTCCGGCATGTGACAAAGCTCAGTCTATTTTCTTTGAGCCAATGAACCTCAAAGAGGTCATGTCCCGGGTGGAGGCATGATAGACCCTTCCAGAGCTTCCAGACCCCAGGGACCAGGCTTCAAGGAAAATGGGGTGCCCCCTTCACCCCTGAGGTCCCTAAGCCTTCCATCCCCTCCCAGCAGCAAGCCGAGTTTGCTGGGAAAGCCGTGGGGACCTGTGTCTCAGGTTGCTCCAGCAGGAACCAGCGCAGAGGGTACGACTGTGCTTGCATCATGTCCACAGGCACCGTGAACCTCTCGTCCAGGTGGAAGGGGTCTTTCTGGGTGAGGCTCTGGTCAAACTTGGTCCTCCAGAAACCTGCAGCCAGGCAGAGGGCAGGAGCCATGTAACTTAGGACCAGCTTCTGGCCTATCCCACCTAGAACCCAATCAAGGAACAAGAAGTGGAAGCCAaagctgctggtggtggtggcggcggcagcagagcatgcctttaatgcagagacaggtggatctctgtgagttcgaggccagcctggcctataaagtgagttccagaacatccaaggctgttatacagagaaatcctgtctcgaaaaaaaaaaaacaaaaaacatggaaGCCAAGTCCCCAGTGCTGACATCCAGTTAAGGTATATACTTAGGTATTTTTCCTACATCTGGACTTGCATTTCTCCATccctctgtaaccccagttttctctctgtcctccacagcTTCAGCCAACTTCTGAGCTTCCTCTGCACACGCCCAGACAACCCTCTGCTTCATGGCCTAGCAACCTCAGAGCAAAGCTTGCACAGCCCCGCTCAGCCTAGGGGCAGGGGGGGTTGTCAGGGTCGGGGGCTTAAGAAGAAGAGTGCACCATGAAAGTGGATGGCATTGAGGAGAAGCAACACGGTGTTATCTGGCAGCTCAGAGAGGAAATCCTCAATCTTCCCCTCCGTGGCCTCCTTCACCCATTGGTTGATGTTCGCCAGGTCTTCCTCCTGCTTTCCGGTCAGTTTCACGGGCTTTGCACCAAAGAGCCGTTCCGATTGCTGCAGGAAATCCTCTTTGATGGGAAATCCTGCACACAATAGGCCACAAGCTCATCCCAGGGCTGGGGCCTCCAACAACCACCTGTGTTCTACCTGTCTGCCCAAGGctaagcctccctccctcctccttgttCACTGGTGGCAGAGCAGCTCCTGGGCAGCTGGCTGCCATCATCACTTACCCTTCTGCAGATATATTCTGGCAGCCAGTCGAATTGTCCCAGGGCCTAGGTtctggcagagatggctcagaaggtggGGAAGGCAGGAGCTTGTGTTCATGTGTAAGACTTGTTCCAAGCTCTGCAGCGTTTGGTTCCGAGCACCTGAAGAGGACCAAGTGGGCTGAGGCCCAGGCCCCAGGTTCTTTCTCGCCCCACTGCCCACTTCCCCCCTCTCATATCCTCATGATGAACACGGCCACGGAcccctgctctcctcccctcccacacCCACTGAGCTGTTGGACTTCCAAAGTCTACTTTCATGTCCGCTGCTAACAAGCTGGGCCATATTGCCTCACTCAAGGTACCTTGTCTCTCTGAGCCAGAGTTTCCCACAGTGAGACACTCAGGTCCAGGGGAAGATACTGTAGCTGTCAAACGCTTGTGCAAAAATAACTGGGGGATTTGTCAATCACCACATTCTTAGGCCATCCCTGGATTTCTGAATCACAGAGCGTGGTGACAGCTCAGGCACCTGCATGCCACCAAATATCCATGTGTCCTGATGGAGGAACCACCCCTAGGCAACCTCTGCAGCACTGTGGCTTCCTAGTTCTGCTGGACAGGTGCTGCCCCAGTACCTAGTGCCAGGTGAGAGAGTGCCAGGGCCACACTCAGTGGTGACAGGACAAGGTTGGAGCTAGTGGATGTTTGGGCCACCAAGGAAAACAGGTCAGCAGTAAAAGCCATCATGGCCTGAGCCAATCTGCGGGTCTCCTCTGCAGTTGGGGTACCCTTGCAGTCTCCTGGGGACCTCTCCGGGATAGCATGGCCACCAAGATCCTACAAAGACAGATCAGAAGT
Coding sequences:
- the Serpinf2 gene encoding alpha-2-antiplasmin; this encodes MALLWGFLVLSLSCLQGPCSMFSPVSATDLPSQQPMSEQAQQKLPPLALLKLSNQDLGGHAIPERSPGDCKGTPTAEETRRLAQAMMAFTADLFSLVAQTSTSSNLVLSPLSVALALSHLALGARNQTLQSLEQVLHMNTSSCLPHLLSHLCQNLGPGTIRLAARIYLQKGFPIKEDFLQQSERLFGAKPVKLTGKQEEDLANINQWVKEATEGKIEDFLSELPDNTVLLLLNAIHFHGFWRTKFDQSLTQKDPFHLDERFTVPVDMMQAQSYPLRWFLLEQPETQVAHFPFKNNMSFVVMMPTHFDWNVSQVLANLSLDTLYHPSLREKPTKVWLPKLHLKQQLDLVATLSQLGLQELFQGPDLRGISNRSLVVSSVQHQSTVELSEVGVEAAAATSTTMNRMSISSFAVNRPFLFFIMEETLGIPLFVGSVRNPNPSAQPQLQEQQDSPDNRVFQNEKADFHRDKTFGPDLKLAPILEEDYPQFSNPK